The proteins below are encoded in one region of Penaeus monodon isolate SGIC_2016 chromosome 32, NSTDA_Pmon_1, whole genome shotgun sequence:
- the LOC119593467 gene encoding crustacyanin-A1 subunit-like, with translation MNAAIFLFALFAAVAADKIPGFVVPGKCPVVDEKTLFEQQKPNHSRYAGIWYEIALTDNPYQLLEKCVRNEYSFDGTKFTAISSGIGGDGTAMKRNGEILPMPLGEPHLSVNYEESWIAPYVILDTDYENFSCVYSCTEYNFGYYSDFSFIFSRSPSLSDKYIRRCEAAFSKIGVDMSRFTKTVQGSSCSYY, from the exons ATGAACGCTGCAATATTTCTCTTTGCTCTTTTCGCTGCCGTCGCTGCTGACAAAATTCCTGGCTTTGTTGTTCCAGGAAAATGTCCAGTTGTAGATGAGAAAACATTGTTCGAACAACAGAAACCTAACCACTCCAGG taCGCTGGTATATGGTACGAGATTGCTCTCACGGATAACCCTTATCAACTTCTGGAAAAGTGTGTCCGTAATGAATATTCTTTTG ATGGCACGAAATTCACAGCCATATCCAGTGGTATCGGCGGTGATGGTACTGCGatgaagagaaacggagagattTTGCCCATGCCTTTAGGAGAGCCTCATCTTTCCGTGAACTACGAAGAAT CTTGGATCGCTCCCTATGTCATCCTCGATACGGATTACGAGAACTTCTCCTGCGTCTACTCCTGCACCGAATACAACTTCGGATACTACTCCgacttctccttcatcttctcccgctCGCCAAGCCTTTCGGACAAGTACATTCGACGTTGCGAAGCCGCCTTCAGTAAAATCGGGGTTGATATGTCTCGATTCACTAAGACGGTTCAAGGATCTTCCTGTTCATATTActga